The genome window TGCCGGTACAGGCATCTGGCATGTTATGCAAATTCGTGGAAGTTCCATTTTATTTGGTTTGTGAGTTATACTTAGATTTAGGTTAGAAGTTTATGTATTAGTCAGTGCTTCATTGGTAAAAGAACACTTTAGAAGGAAAGATGTAATGTATGCTACCTGACGAGGAATGCCGAGTGGTTTCATGAATATGTATGAATGTGTAGCTGGTGAGTTTGTTACCTATTTTGTAGTCTTCAGTAATACAGTAACTATCACACGAATCACTTCGTTGCGTTATATCTTACACAATCAGAAAGAACCAGACAGGTACCTTCACCGTCTTGGATAGGGTAAATCTATTAGTATATCATATCATAGAGGCAGTTGCTGCCTGCTAACACTGTGATAGAGATACAACACACTAAGTCATACCGAATCGGCCTTAGTAGCTTCACTGTCGACACGGttagatgagacagttacaaccagacTGCATTGGTCCTAAAAGCTCCAACGTTTTGCCCGTGCATTGAAAAAAACAGCCAAACAGACGAAAATGGACCAAACTGTCCCACTGTCTCTCACcaaaacggtgagagagatgagaccgtCTTAACCCAGGCCAAATGAtccctggcagctccaccgtcttgaCCATACGGCGCGAGGGAATTGTGCCGATCACAACGAGACCAAATCACGCAGCACCACTGCGTTGCACATAAAACGGacgagttgagacagtcacagtcaggccgaatcTGACTTTGCAGTTCCACACCGTGCTGCAATCATGGTGAGCGAGATGAGACGGTTCGGCCTGGTTGATGTTAAAATCCCAGACGGATCTGACTGCTTTATTCAAGACTCTATCACCTGCACAAGTCAGGACAACCAATCTGCTGACCACACCGGCGACCATACCAACGGACGCAGTATCATCTGTACCATCTCGGACAATGTCACTATTCTCCCCACCTGATAACAGCACCAACCAGACCGCATTGGACATGCATTTCGGAAGCAGTCTCGTCCTCCACTATGAACAGGGTGCCGAATAGACAGTCCAAGGAGTTTAAACTGGATCTGCAGTGGCTGCCCACCGTACCGACACAGTACAGTGAGAAAGATAGGTCTGggacaaccaggccgaatcgcaGTCTGATCTCCCTCACCGCATGGCGACATATGGTGGTACGGACGACAGTTCCTTTTGTGTAGTCAGATCGGTGTGgttattgtgacaatgtctcagcTGGTACAGATAATACTGTCTCTGCTGGTATGGCCACATATGCTGGGACATTGACTCTGTCCCACCTAGTGCAGGTTGCACAGCCTACTAGACTACCAGACGTCTTGGTTGGAGCAGTCAGACTGGTCTTGGATGTTGATATTGTCCCAGCTGGTGCTGATGACAGTTTCTGCTTGTGGAGCCATATTGGTTGGtatattgtgacattgtcccaggtAGTGAAGACAATACACTTTCAGCTTTCGATGCAAGATTGGTTGGgatattgtgacattgtcccaggtAGTGAAGACAATACACTTTCAGCTTTTGATGCAAGATTGGTTGGGATATTGTGACGTTGTCCCAGGTAGTGAAGACAATACACTTTCAGCTTTCGATGCAAGATTGGTTGGgatattgtgacattgtctcaggtAGTGAAAACAATACACTTTCAGCTTTCGATGCAAGATTGGTTGGgatattgtgacattgtcccaggtAGTGAAGACAATACACTTTCAGCTTTTGATGCAAGATTGGTTGGgatattgtgacattgtctcaggtAGTGAAGACGATacattttcagcttttgaaGCAAGATTGGTTGGgatattgtgacattgtcccaggtAGTGAAGAAGATacattttcagcttttgaaGCAAGATTGGTTGGgatattgtgacattgtctcaggtAGTGAAGACGATacattttcagcttttgaaGCAAGATTGGTTGGgatattgtgacattgtctcaggtAGTGAAGACGATacattttcagcttttgaaGCAAGATTGGTTGGgatattgtgacattgtcccaggtAGTGAAGACAACACACTTTCAGCTTTCGATGCAAGATTGGTTGGgatattgtgacattgtcccaggtAGTGAAGACAATACACTTTCAGCTTTCGATGCAAGATTGGTTGGgatattgtgacattgtcccaggtAGTGAAGACAATACACTTTCAGCTTTCGATGCAAGATTGGTTGGGATATTGCGACATTGTCTCAGCTAGTGAAGACAATACACTTTCAGCTTTGATGCAAGATTGGTTGGGATATTGTGACATTTTCCCAGCTAGTGTAGACAATACACTTTCAGCTTTTGATGCAAGATTGGTTGGgatattgtgacattgtctcagcTAGTGAAGACGATacattttcagcttttgaaGCAAGATTGATTAGGAtatttgtgacattgtcccaggtAGTGAAGACAATACACTTTCAGCGTTCGATGCAAGATTGGTTGGGATATTGCGACATTGTCCCAGGTAGTGAAGACGATACATTTTCAGCTTTTGATGCAAGATTGGTTGGgatattgtgacattgtcccaggtAGCGAAGACAATACACTTTCAGCTTTCGATGCAAGATTGGTTGGGATATTGTGACTATTTAGTGAAGACGATACACTTTCAGCTTTGATGCAAGACTGGTTGGgatattgtgacattgtccaagGTAGTGAAGACAATACACTTATATACACTTATGGTGTTGGTTGGGGCAGTCTGATCGGTCAGGGATTGTCATCTTCCTTGCGTGGAGATGAAGGGCATGCCGATGCCTTACAGTCAAAGTTGGATTCTCAATATCACACTGTGCACTACTGACAAAGCAAACCACACACAGTTACAATTAACACAAGTTCTTATTTTTTTCTATACATTTAGAGTGCTGAACACAACTTATAAATCAACGGATTCTTACTTCAGTCCGGCAGAGCTGCCAACCCTCCATGATGGCTATCAGGAAATGTTTTCAGACAGCTCCCTTTCTTTGTATTCTTGCCCATCATATTAGTACTATTCAACATTATTACCAGTGACTTTCAGTGCTCTGAATGGATCATTGAAGTACTGTTGGTTGGCAGCCCTGTGCCTGTTCATGTACAGATATACACCATTCTATGATTTTATCATAGCAGTAGGCCAAATTAGTAAAAGTCCATAACATATGAATATCTCCAGTCGAAGTTTCTCCCTTGTCCTAAATCCAGAGGAGCTTCTCCGAGCAGACGTCAATCCTCAACAGGCAGGGAATGTCCTGAAAATCCAAGGGTAACAGGTTTAGGAGTAGCTTACATGCTTATTGGCCATATCGTTGATTGACTGATACCACATCCATCCATTACAGAACTGTTCAAATTCACACACTATGCCACCCATCTTGACCTTCCTCACTTTCTACAAATTTTAGAAACTGCCTCTTCTACTCACTTGTGGAACTTGTCTGTGGCTTCCGCAAACTTGTGACGCGTGATGAATGCTGCGATGACGTCTGCCACCTTTTCTGGCACGTCCTCATGCACAGCATGACCACACTGGGGTAACACTTGCATCTGGAATTTACCTgcaaaacaaaatatcacatttttaCCGTTATACAAAGTAACTAATTATATCTTTACACTTGTTGAGTACAGTTTCATGTCATAGTCATCATCGATCATTCAAAATGGCGACATGTGGGAATCTGCAAGTATTCTCCAAACTTTTTACACTAAGTAGAAACCACAGCAATATGAAGTTTTGCCAAGGAGAAAATAAAACAGAAGAAGACCTTACCTTGCATCTGTCCTATTGTGAGTTCCTTGTCTAATCTGTCCACCCCGGCAAGAAGTAGCATTTTTGGCACTTCACACGATAGAAATAATGACGACAGTTTACTAAACCACCCTTCCCAATATTTTTCCGTCTTTGATAGATTTATCCGCCACGTAAATTTTTCATTTGATGCCTGAAAAGAAACAGACGCACATCATGCTAGTCTTGTCAGGGAATTTGTCTCAAAGGAATTCTGAAGGAAAACGATTGGGCGCTCAAGTTCTGATCATCCTTCAGGAAATGACCTAGCCACCACAATGGAGGATGTTAGAGTTCCGTTACTGATCTGAAATGGTGTCATAAACACATGTTGTGGGTTTTTTAACACAACATATCTTTTTCTGTCAAGAAATAGTACAACTAATACAACAATTTCGAAAAGTAGAGATCACTCACTGTTGCTCCAGTATTTTTATTTTCTGTGTTCCCTGAATTTGATTTTGAcgattctccttcttcttcctcctcttctgaTATTGTATTATTGGTGGGTGTTGAATGAACCGTTGTTTCCATGTTTAGAGATGAGACATCTTCGCCTGGATTGACCCTGGAGAGAAAAGTATAAAGTTATTGTTGTTTCATTTACACATCCATTGGCATTGGTACTTGATATCGCTTTGCCCTCAAAGACACCAGCACTGTCAGAGCAAAAGGATATTTAGCAgcaaaattgaattttaaatggAAATAAAGCTTTTGAAATGTGGGTATTGAACCAGGGACCAGCTTGTTACATCATTATGATAATGTATACTCCAGTGAAACATGGGCACCGTCATTGGGATGCCGATACCCTTTCGAAACTTACCTCGTGACTTGACCACCCATGGACACCCTAGCCGATTCAAGATTTCTTATTTGGCCACTCCGCACACTGGAAAAGAAATAACTGATGAACTGTACAAAACGATCATAAAGCATGTATGCCGAAAACTGATTAAAGTAAATTTTGTGCACCCCAGTGaatatcatcactacctgtatGCATCAAGTGTCCTGCCCTGCTGGCAGGTGGGAGCTGAATTCCCCATTGGTAACCACTTCAAACAGACTCAGAACACAGAATTGTCTCTTTTACCATTAAAGTTTCTTGCACAGACTCTTCCATACTGATGCTAATTTTGTCCTTACCTCCACTCGATGGCATGTTCCAATGAATTGAATAACGACGGTCGACTCCGAAGAAAGCTCTGCATACTGTTTAGTGCATCGAGGGCTGTACCTGAAGGGAATTGAAGACTTTTGTAAATAATCCGGAAAATTTCTGCCAGCATCAAATGCACAGAAGAAGAATTCAAATACAAAATGCTCTACAAGCCCATGCCATAAACAATGCAAAAAAAAGTGTATTCTTACCCTCCACCACATCTATGACAGACAGTCCAATCAGAGACGGAATCAACTGTTTCTCTGCTGTGTGTATAGCAATCGCTCCTCCCATGCTGAAATGGAAAAAAGACATAAAACAactcatttcaaaatgaaatgataaatcTACCGAGTTACTGGTCCAGTGACGTCCCCAAGATCTTCTGTGAATGGGTTCATAACATTCTGACTTTAGTACTTTAACAAATAGACCATGGGGCTCACTGATGCGATGAATAGCATTAGAGAAGATTTCTCACCTGTGTCCTATTAGCATAATTGGAGGAGGGTCTTCACCATACTTGGCTTTGATGATGTTACCAACATCACTGAAACAGAGCCATGTATAATCAGCATAACATAAAGTCTACGAGTATGAAAATAAATTCACTGAAACCATTCTAAAGGGTCATACTGTGTGAACGCGACGTTTTCTCATTTTCAGGACTCTCCCCCCCAGCTGTATGCATGTGTAAGCTTAGTGGTCGAATCCTCTCAGAGTACCTAGGCATACAAGTATAGATCAACCAGTGTCTTTGGATTTAAAGCAATAGTAAAGAAATGGAACTAAAGCgccctgcaaacaagcaattttttgtCGCTGCTACCTTCGATCAAGAAGTAACAACTTCACCACCTGACCAGGCAGATGTAAATTATCACTCACCTTGATAAAGTGCCAATGGAGAGGTCCTTGTCGTCTGCCGTTCTGGTGTCACCTGAAAAAGGTTAGCAAACTTATACAACTTGCCAAGGATAATGAAAGTGTACTTCAGCCACTCTCCAAACCTGCAAAAATTATTAGTATTCAGACTGTCCCTCAAATTACActccaaaaataaataaatgtacatCCACATGTATTGTAAGTTCGGAGGCTGGGCTGATTCTCCACAAGTTGGCACTGAATGTCAGGGTGATGGTGTCTTTCATTGTTTCAACTCACCATGTCCACGGAGATCCACAGCAGCACATCGACATCTGATTAGGCCACTCAGAACCGACTGAAAAGAATAGACACAAAGATAAATAGATTGTATTGTATGTGTCAGGCTCATCAATTCAGAATCATCAGTAATACAAATACTTGAAAATTATTGTTGTTGATGAACAACTCTCAAGCAAAGTCCATGAGATGGGCTCAACATGTAACAAGGCAGCCAAATATAAGGTCTTGGACAGGCAAATGTGTAGAGACCACATTGTGGTGTATGTACAATTCTCATTGTACTTACTGAGAGTAGGGCCCAGGACAAGGCAGAAAATCCTCCACCATGGAGGAAAAATAAGACAGGCCCAGCATCTCCACATGAGTACAAACGAAATATGTGCACAAGTTAAGGATCACTTGAAAAATGTAAGAAACAGCCGAGGAGAAAATAAAAAACCCATCACAATGGGTTATTTTGTCCTATCTAGCCAGACACCCCCTACAGTCATAATACAAAGGAACATGGTCATGCGGTTAGGCCATTGGCTTCTTCAGGACAGACATTGTTCTTGTCCGATCTGCAAACATCATGGACTATTCACTATATATGGAGCAATATCAAAAGGATATTTCTCGTTCAGACACTTTAACATCTtctttattatcaaaatatttatcCCATGTAACGGGCGAGTAGTCCTTTTTCCTCATCATCGGCCTCTTGGATAATCCTCCACTGGAACAAGAAGGAGAGAAATGTGTCATAGAATAAAATCAGTCAAGATCTAACACAGCAGAATCCCAGTAAAACAGTGCCGAGTGAGTGTTGTTGCAATGTTGGGTTGCTGGACCGGCCTGGTCGACCCTAAATTTTGACAGCTGCAAAAgtgataaaaaaacatgcaaagaCTAGACTTTTAACACTATCGAAATCTTAATTCAATTACGACATTTTCGGACTATATTTGATACACACCCAATGCCAGATGGGGGCATAGGAGGAAGTTTATTGAGGTGTAGCCGCTTTTCAAGTGAAGACATTTTtactgtgaccttgacctgtcaATCAGCGGTTCTAGCGGAAACATAATATCTGCGACGACAACAACGGTTACCAAGGCATTGTTTCAATATGGCGATGGCCATCCCAAATTTGCAAATTTGACAAaataacttgaaaaaaacatcaaaatgagcGGCAGAGAACTTGCTAATGTTCGGGCTGATGACCAGAGTGGTGGAAATGTTGGGTCTGTACCTGGAGATGCCACAGACATTACTGCTTGTCTTCCAACTTTGCAGTTTGAGAGTACGATTCCAGACGACCACAGGGCCTATCTCGGCTTGAGGGCCAGGTCCCATGCAGTGGCAGCCACTATCGCTGCACAGGCAGCTTATTTTGCTAATGTGTTGACAGAGGCCAGACAAGCTAGGGTGAACCTGCAATACCAAGCCAAAGGTCGAGCGCATCGCTTACTTCTTGATTCAATGCCAAGGGAGCCTCTCTACATTGGTATCATCGGTGGAGGACGAATGGGCTGTCATATTGCCAATGCTCTTCTCACATATGGTGGAATAAGACCAGATGAAATCATCATCTCAACCAGAAGGCCGGAAACCTTGATGGAACTGCAGGATAAGGGCGTCCGGTGTGTTGGTGACAATGCTGAAGTGGCAGCCTGTGTCCATCTGTTGTTCCTGTGCATTCTACCATCCCAGCTGCCAACAGTTGCAGAAGAGATTAAATCATCCCTGTCAATCCAGTCTCTAGTTTACAGTATCTTGGCTGCTGTGCCTATTCCAAGGTTAAAACAATTACTAGGATTTCAGTTTGTTTTGCGACCGGATTATCAATGGGATTCAGAAAATATGGACAAACCCTGGGACTTTAGTCTTGACATGAGTGGAACATTTGCGCGACTTGACATGGTTGAGCACACTTGCCCCTTAAGTTTCCACAAAACAGATGCTGTGATCACGACAGATGAGAGATTAGCCTCTGTGTACATTTATGCCATGGTGAACATCCTTACCCACCTTGGACTAACCCGAAGTCAGACATTAGGTGTGATACATGGAGTAGTATTTGGACTGAATTATGATGAGGTTGGAGACAATTTGAAAATAAGGGAAGAAGACCTCACAAAACAGCCAAATCCTGAAAATAAATCATTCCCAATATTCGACCTCAGCAGAGTTTGTGAGACAGAAACTCCTCTCTCTAAATGCTTGAGCAACAAGGAGGAACTTCGCCAAgcatttgtgaaaaaatatcTTAGCATTTTTGAAGAATACCAGTTCAGAATGAAATTCCATCTTACCCAGTGAAATCAACTGAAATGTTGAGTACATCCTGACCCTGTCCTGGAATAGTAATGTAAGGCAAGGGGGGGGGCTGTTCTATTGTCTAGCAATACATGTGGTGGCGATGAAGGGGGATTTGGAGGCTTTTGCGTGTGCACTCTTCATCATACAGAAATGGCAGACATGAAAGTTTTTATGTTATGATTTGACGCATCATGTACTGTATATATCTGTATGTATATTGCAACTGTTTTCTAAGACTTCCAGTTACAAATAAAACTATTTTAATTGATGTACTAATTAGTTAGTAGAGTATATTATCTTTTTTTAATTGGGCTTTTCAATCGAGTATATAGCCGAATCCTGCTCGATCTGATGATAGCACCAAATTGTTTGATGGTAATCTGGATGGAACAAGCTGTTAGCTGGGCCGAAGTGCAAAAGGTCATTCTTCTCACTGAAGAGGAGTCTGGGCCAGCCACTTTACATGACTGAGATGGCCCAAAATCATTGGGTGGTGCAAAAACAGATGATATTCAGGAGTAGCAAAGGCCACTTAATGACACACTTTAGATGAAGTCAAAATACTACCGCACATATTCTGGGGTGACGAGTTGTAAGCTTATATCAACAATGGTTCCGACTTGCAATTTAACCCTGGACTGCGGTTAAAGTCCTTTGAACTTCTAagtttcagttgaaataaaacAATATGTTCTGCCAAAAGTCGGTGTGCGATTTTCTTCTGAAATGGCAGGGGAAGTAAGATATGATGTCGGAGAGTTTGAGTGCTGTCCCAGTTACACATGAAtggcattctgaaccatcagagttactgTGTAAGTAACCTGGTTTAACCGCGTCCTGGTCGACAGAGTGGATCCAAAACTTAAGGGTCAAGATGATGAATGGACGATAGTACGGTGTATATCATTGGGTCGTTCTTTCACAAGGAAGACACAGAAGCCTAATTTGCAAACaattaatttattgtacaaaacaatgacaaaaccaTTACAGGACGATCCATGGCACTACTGCGTTCCAAATGCCATACTACAAACCAAAATGAATAGCCACATCAGATTTTTCCATATACCAAGCCTTCCACCTAAGATACGTCCAACTGGACCAAATTTGTCCTTTCAACTAACAAGCTGGAGGCGTCTGGATAAGTCAACTATTCTCATGATATCAGAGTGGTTAGTAGTATTGAATCTGGACCTAACAGGAATGAAGTATGTACATGCATCACGACTAGCATGTGAGGAATTAATGATGACTTTCATGAATTAGAATACTAGCAGATGTAACAACATGTAATAATTATTTCCACTTTTCCAAAAGTTTTGTTTTGGTCCGAGAACAGTGGAGGGTTAGGAAACCTGTTGTGACCTCATGAAATCTACAGTTAACTGCACAGTGAGACATCGACCTATACTCTTGTACCACTGTCTAATCCTGTTCCTTAACTAACGGCACCACTGCCCCTCAACTAATGCTGAACTGTCTATCAACACTGTCCTTTAACTGCCACCTTTAGCCACATGACTGCCGATACACTTCCTCATTattcaaaaataaatattttcaaaaaaaggtcTGCAGATGGAAAGCTCACAAAATTGATTATCAAGCAATAAATACTGGAATACAAGGTATAAATGCGTAATAACTAAAGGCAAAACACTCATTATTTGAAAGACAATATTCAAGTTCCACAGTTTTTCGCACATCTGGGGTTTTGCACAAAGAGCCttggttttttttcaaaggGCTTCACCAACAACATCATTGACCACTTTCAATGATGAAATTGTGGTGATCCCTGGTAGCTTTTCTGAATGAATGGAAGTGAGACTTCCATCATGTCAATTTAAATGGCGCAACAAACTTTGCAAATTGTGGATTTATCTGCAGTGGCCTGTTGGAAATTCACAGTGCTCATGTAATAAAGAGAAAATATGGCCCTTTTCTTGGGCATATTGAATTTTTCTGTCCCTTGATAACAACATAGGGCTATTTTTAATAAATAACGAGAGGATTCTTGAAGACACAAAttgcaatgacgtcatgaaGTTTGAAGTACAATTCCTGGACTAAAACCATATAAAGGTCTAAAATAGAGGCTCTTCTCTCATTATGCAGAGTACAAGACTAAGATAATTCAGTCATGGAGTTACTGCTTATAGATGATTGGGTCATACGCTTTAAATGCACGTTGTATTTTATTTCTAGGTAGAATAGGAGAGCTATTCATACTGCATCGCATGGTGTTAAATACACCAATACAAAGCTGTTGAACTGTTGACATACGAGCAGAGATGACTCCTATGACTGAGCACCGAATCCATAGGATTTGTAATGATTCCATCCCAACTAGGACTAATGCCACCCACACTATCTACAGCAGTGAGCACAACAGACTCGTCATTCAAGCTAGGATGAATATAGATTTCGACAAACATTTTGATAATTGCGAATCGTCACAAGATAAAGACAAACATCAGTATGCACATGCAATCCATAGGATTGATTAAATCACAATTATTACTTCTACAAGATATTATAATTCGCAGAGCAATTTTATGGTAATTGTGCATCGCTCAGAAATAATGCCGAGGACAACTGGAACAATTTATTTCtaattttttgaatatttttggtGATCCTGCCTCTTGATGGGGAAATGAGTATTGTCAGGGGAATGACATGAAAGTTTTTTTGTCAACTATACTTATAAAGTTTGCCTAAAGTCTTGAGTAATTTACACACATTGTTGGTTCAAAAATACTCGAGCCAGAATCTTTGCTGaaacaaattattttttttaagttTACCCCAATACTTTCATAATTCAACACCTTTCAAATCACAAATCCTAAAAATACTGAAAGTCCCATCAGAGACAGAACCAATTTTATTTCTACGGCTGACCAATTGCATTAAATGCAAAAAAAATTGTGACACGTGGGAAGTTATTACTTGTATAAAAAGACAGTCCATTTCCCCTCAAAAATGAGAGTTATTATTTCTAGCCTGCCCCAAACTGATCGTGAAGCaatgcattatacatgtatgtgcatttATACTCTGCATTTTGATAATGTCAcaatacaaaaaaaacaactggcAAACCGTCATGGTCATCTATCCTAAATAAACGGgaaacaaatacatttttttgaaTTGTGCAAACCTATTAACATAACAGGTCATCAGAGCACCCACTCCCTGTACGAATCCTCGACAAATTTTCAACCCAGAATTTATTTTCCCCCATGTTTGCACAACTCCAAATTAAAATTCCTTACatattcattttcaatatacgTCTGCTTCCAGAACGATATTCAAGCCAATACAGTGATGAAATATAAATGCAAAGACATATAAAAACACAACAAAGACAACAGTGAGATCAGTGGATTTGATTCACTTCAAGGTCACCAATATCCCCTACGACAGGATTTTGTACATGGATTAAACGGGAGTCACGATTGGGCAAAATGTAGGAGTCAATATGTCATTGCCATAAATGGTGTTCCCATATTATGGCAAGAACACTGATTCTGTCATATAAACACATAATTTATTCATCAACTGGAGCATGGAGAACTAGAACTGCACAAGTGAGTGAGTCTTAAGAAGGACTTGTGGGGATCTAGTTCTCAGTGCTCCAATTGACGAAATAGATGTGTCCCACTTACTCATTTTCAAATAAGTATGAGAGCTCGTAATATTGTCTACTCAAAGAGTTCTAACGAAACTCAATGAGGTCCCACCACAGCAGTGTTTAAAAGTTTGCTCGAACTGATTGTTGACAAATTCTGATTGATTAAGCACCAACTCTTCTTATCTGACAACACAAATTCTAGAGAACTTGGGTCAGAATATAAATACCGATTGAATACCAAACTGATGAAACTTACAATTCATTTTTAATGATACACCCTGTAGTGTAGCACCCGTTAATAGGTCATGTGAGTTTGGGTTGAAGAAATTAAAGGACATTCCTTAAGTGGGATGAATTGTAAGTGAACCATTGCGAGGATGAGTGGGAGGGGTAATGTTCGCTGAACAGATGGAGTCAGGGGTCCTTTACTCCACCTTTATATGATGTATGAGTAATGTAGGTCTACATGTTGTTtctcatacatgtattgcattgaTGTAGCATTATTACATTCATTACTATGTACAATACAATTCGATATCAAGTCAGACATCATAATGAGACTGTTTAGAATATAAATATAAAATACCTCCGACAGTATCAGTGATCGATCATCAGAGTAACCATGGAGAGATTGCATTTAAGAATAAGACATGACGTGCTCAGGTTAACCCTTAACAGCCATGAAAGTGAGATTGCGTTTTAGAGCACATAACCATGTGTGTGCCACAAGTTGTTATAATGCACATTTTCAACACACAGTAATAATATCATCAAGTTGTTCAGTTGAATATGAAGAAGCAATTGCACAAGAAGAAAGCTTCCAATACAATGCAGCTTCTGTCAATTCACTTCCTGTAACCTCGAGCAATGAAATAACCAGCAGCCCCTCCATACCGCACAAGCACAATGTACAAATATTTCTCCAAAACCATCTTGAGCCTTGCATCCTTCATCACACCTCTTTCCAACGAGGAAGTCACCAAAATATTCACAAACACGTTTCAACACAACATTACTACACTGTACCAATTAATCTATTTTTACGCAAAAGCGACCAGTCGTCTTGGATACCAAGACTTTTCAAATCGATATATAAGGTCAATTCATTTGTGGACTTAATTTGGATTTGAAATCCTAAGAGTGCTTGGTTGAAATCTCCACTGGATACAAGTCCAACCACAATCCAAAGTTATTCCCCTTGGTGAAATGTCCCATATAATTCACAATGTATTTTTTAACACAACAACACAAACAGTACAAAAAGTTTATTCAAAGGTTCAATCAAGCACTCAATTCATCTTGGATACCAAGACTTCAATTATTTCCAACTTGCAAAAAAGGCCAACTATTGACTTTAAAATTGATTCATGTTTCTGATGTAATTATCTTTGAGGTCAGAACCTGCAATGGTAGCTGACCACCACCCATCAAATAACCATGAGTGAAAACCATCATTTAGTGCAAAACTTGGGAATCTGAAGGACCCTTAATTTTTCCCCTCATGTTCTCAAAAGTCACCCCGAGTGTGGACCAGTCTTTTTGACACCCACAGACAAAAAGGACATTCAACCAAGTCAATGCATTGGGAATTCACTGATGAGAATTTCACGGAAGCTTCAGTATTGATGCTAAGCAGTAACAACTCAAGAAAGATATTCGGAGTCTTACTGAGAGGTGGATATTTACTTGAAACAACAAGCCAATGTTCGTTAAG of Lineus longissimus chromosome 9, tnLinLong1.2, whole genome shotgun sequence contains these proteins:
- the LOC135493117 gene encoding protein phosphatase methylesterase 1-like, with the translated sequence MSSLEKRLHLNKLPPMPPSGIGGGLSKRPMMRKKDYSPVTWDKYFDNKEDVKVSEREIFRLYSCGDAGPVLFFLHGGGFSALSWALLSSVLSGLIRCRCAAVDLRGHGDTRTADDKDLSIGTLSSDVGNIIKAKYGEDPPPIMLIGHSMGGAIAIHTAEKQLIPSLIGLSVIDVVEGTALDALNSMQSFLRSRPSLFNSLEHAIEWSVRSGQIRNLESARVSMGGQVTRVNPGEDVSSLNMETTVHSTPTNNTISEEEEEEGESSKSNSGNTENKNTGATASNEKFTWRINLSKTEKYWEGWFSKLSSLFLSCEVPKMLLLAGVDRLDKELTIGQMQGKFQMQVLPQCGHAVHEDVPEKVADVIAAFITRHKFAEATDKFHKTFPAC
- the LOC135493118 gene encoding NADP-dependent oxidoreductase domain-containing protein 1-like: MSGRELANVRADDQSGGNVGSVPGDATDITACLPTLQFESTIPDDHRAYLGLRARSHAVAATIAAQAAYFANVLTEARQARVNLQYQAKGRAHRLLLDSMPREPLYIGIIGGGRMGCHIANALLTYGGIRPDEIIISTRRPETLMELQDKGVRCVGDNAEVAACVHLLFLCILPSQLPTVAEEIKSSLSIQSLVYSILAAVPIPRLKQLLGFQFVLRPDYQWDSENMDKPWDFSLDMSGTFARLDMVEHTCPLSFHKTDAVITTDERLASVYIYAMVNILTHLGLTRSQTLGVIHGVVFGLNYDEVGDNLKIREEDLTKQPNPENKSFPIFDLSRVCETETPLSKCLSNKEELRQAFVKKYLSIFEEYQFRMKFHLTQ